CCTGTTCACCTCCCAGGAGCGCCAGTGGCTGGTCCTTCAGGTGCTACAGGGCCTAAGAGCTGGATGCAGTGACATCGATGCCCTGCATGGCAGAGCTGCCGTCGCCGAGGGTCAGAGCATCGTGGCCGCCTGGCAAGAGTCCGGCCTGATCACACAGGTCTTCCCGCTCCACGAGCCCAGTTCCCTGACGCAGCTCCAAACGCACTGGGTCAAGCAGATATTCGCACCACAACCTTTGGGTAAGGCAGTTTCTAACTGTAAAATATAATCCACATATCatctaaaaaaattgtgtacaaatttttaactgGATTagtaaaactatttatttctttatatttttgtgaaaatattgtattttgtaGGAATTACAATTTTAGAACATGTACATAAATTGTATGATTTAATAtgaatacttttaaataaagatatatatttctgttgatatttacttttattttatgcaaagaaaaattgtcaaaaaaaaggaaatttaaaaattcttaaattatctacaactttttaaattaatattggcatattttaatttaaacaaattttaaattatattattataaactgttcaatttaatatttccatttttgaatttaataaaaaatgtttaatttaatttgaaatatctgcatttattacaattttttatatcagTGTAGCTCTCCTACGAAAAgaaactttataatttttagctaTACATATTACACCATTTCTGTTTCAAATTGGATACCCTGAGGCTTAATAATATTCCCTTTTTCAGATGACATCGCTGCCTATTTTGGCGTAAAGGTCGCCTTGTACTTTGCCTGGCTGGGCCATTACACCTGCGCTCTGGGCGTTCCGGCTGTTTTCGGCACTATTCTCTACTTCATTCTGTGGGGCAAGGGGCAAACGGCCCAGGACATGGGCCACGTGCTCTTCTCCCTGTTCAATGTGGCCTGGGCTTCACTGTATCTGGAGGCCTGGAAGCGTTATTCCGTGGAGTTGGCCTTTCGATGGGGCACTTTATCAACGCCGCCCGAGCTGCTGGAGCCACCGAGACCCTTGTACAAGGTGGGCTGACTAACACAGAAGTTATTGACAATTTGTTTGATTAATCGTACAATCTGGAATGATCATTGCCTTAGGGTCCGCTGGAGGAGAACAATGTGACGGGTCGTTTGGAGCCCAAGGAGGCGCCTGCCTGGCAGCGTCGGGCGTTTCGCTATCTGGTCAGCTTTCCCATTATCGGATGCTGCCTGTGTGTGGTCTTTGCCGTGATGTTCCTCATGTTGCGTTTTCAGGTGAGTAAGGCTAAATTTATCAATGTTTTTATATGAcccaatgtgtgtgtgtgtgtgtgtagtatAAAACCGGAATGCCCTTGCAAATATAAAGCTTTATGGATTAAAACTAACATTCCTTAATACATAATTAGTTTAAACGGCccgtttaaaattaaagtgatttgGCTAAACTTGacggaatttaattaaaaatgtgtaaaaatatgcacttaaaaaaaacctgGCAATATTAACCCAATAcctgttaaaaaatttaaaaaatatttaaaagtaataatttgtattttacatttattttactttgttaaATGTatgcttttttaattaaatattaagggAATATCATTAttccataaacaaaaaaattattttttttttaaatgatattcaagttttttttcgagGGAGAGAAAGCCATTCCCATATAATCATGATTTTATGGGCTATCAAAATCCATATCAAGTGCCTGACAAATCCATAaagctttattattatttgcaaGGGAATGCAAAGCATTTTCCGATCACGAAATGCGTGCTTCAACCGAATGTGTACCACAGTGcgtataattaatattgttttcACGTTAAGCGATAtatactatgtttatacgatagcaatcacgatttcttgaaagcgcgatatagaaattgcccctgtttatacgacagccgagaattcatgcttttattcactctcagctgatagggatgccggaccggtaaaaatatctaatttttaataccactgattagagaaatggcatataaaaggccttcaatttctagcgatctggcaacgtcagtcattttttacagagttaccagattgcatatcaccaaatcacgcttttgggctgaaatcatagtcaactttcgtgtgttgccgaattcacgaaatggcgtttatacaagcacgaatcggccgaaagcgtgaaatgatagcgtgaattcggcatcgtataaacacagtaatAAAGCAATTTGTATGTGTGCGCGTGTATTGCTGTTCGTGTGGAAGTGTTGATGTGTGTCGCCTGTTTATCAATTTGttgattttcctttattttttcttgacGCTTTACGATAATCAGCTGAattacacgcacacacacacgcgcatATTTTAACAGtcttgcacacacacaataaAACCAGTCCGGTTTCCGGTTGAATATGTTACTGCTTCAACTTCCGGTCTTGAATGCAACCATTTTTCTAAGTTGGTTTTTTTCCTCTGCGCTTTATTTTCGCAACTAACAAAAATCAACGAGAAAATTCCAAAGTAAAATAAGTTTATCACTCATTACACATCattgaattgtttttacaatttccttttcgtttgtactttgttttttattttgttttcttctatttttgtaTACTTCACAGGATTGGCTGGATCACCATAACATACCAGATAAAGGAATTGCTCAATGCATGTATAATTTGCACAaggttcttattaatttttaacttgcatttgaattatttagtacTGTATGATTGAATAATCCACGAGTTTGTGTTGTAGTCGTCATTTGCAATCATCAAAATGGGTTTATCATATACTATAAAACTTTTATAGCTTGaggcttaaattaaaaatattcagttaTATGCAGACAAGCTGGCTCAAACATTATTTCATTAAGATCGTACGTAATATTCAGCTAGTTTATCACCATTCATCAGCTCATTAAACTCGATATCATAGtttatttcaatgaaaaaatAGGTTAATCAAATTATTTGTGAACCACTTTCTCCACCTAAATTGGTTTTATCAATGGATGCACTAAAAAAGCCTTGCAGTCTATATCGAGTAtttaatcaaaacattttcgaCTTCACACAAAAGGAATTGTTAATGTTTTTTCTCTCCTTGGCTCTGTTAACcatacgtttttttttgtttataacttttttcacACATATGCACTTTGGTCGAAGTATTTTTGCAATGGCTTGGGGCCATCATTTTGCAtacgcaatttttttttccttctttcCAACCCAAGCTGACGTTAATTAAAATGCTCAGCTGGCGAAAAATAAACTGCCTTTGGGAAACTGAAGATAGAAACAGAAAAGGGAGAAAGAGTAATGGAAAAGTGAGTGCTGGCCATCTCAACATTTCGAGGTTGATAAAATACTATAAAACTTTTTGTTGACATTAGACAATTTTCCGGATAATTGAAAGTCTAAAACTATAAAAGTGCTTTGAACGAAGgacaattaaaatgaataaaataatcttttttcCTGTTCCTTTAAATCTTTTGGGATCTACATATACTTAGAactgattaaaattaaatattcttaaagaGGGAAAGTAAATAAGTGGGTATTTTTAAGAGCATACCAAATTTGCTGAGATAATAATAAGATTAAATTTTCTACTTCATGTTTATGAGACCTTTAATGGTTCCAGTTCagggaaattattttttattataaatgcttatatttattgcaaaaaaaatcaaaaactacAGTACAGTTTTCCAAACATTTCTATAGAATAACTTGACCTTTGCCCTCACGGATACATTTCTCTTTCATCTGGTTGTgtcattaaaaaagttaaaaagctGCCAGCTGCGCTGGTGGACAAGCTTCACATCTCACTAATCTGAGAATAGACCATTTAGTTAGTTGTTGTTTGGCTGTTGGCTGTGTTGGCTGGCTACCATTCGGTGTTTGCAGGTAGTTCATGTGGCTTAATGCGCACCTGGAGCCAGGGGACAATGGCATTTTTGGTTCGGTTCTCTTTAGTGCTTAACCGAGCACCTAAATGTTGTCGTAATGAAGCGTACAGTGGAGATGGGGCATCATGGGTGTGTGTGCTTTAGTGCGGTTATAGTGGTATTTGTCAAAAGCAGACTTTTGTGGCTAAAGGACTTGGTAAACTGAAGGATGTGAGgtatacaaaaaagaaaattgaatGTATAAAAGGGCTCTAGTTAAATCAACCTTTACATTTTCCTCCTCATTATTTTGGTAATTTCTCAGTAGGATACCATTAAACTGCATTCAAAGTCAatgtgttaaaaatttaacaattaaatttgacCAACTACCAAATTAATTACCTGGTTGAAAGTGTGGTTAATTAAGTTTGCGAAAATTGTGCAACATAATAAAATTGCATGAAACAATAGCAGCCAGCTCTTTTGTTCGGCAGTTAAACAAAAGTGGTTATAATGGAGAAAAGGACgtacattattttaaatgtgagGCAGGACGAAGGGAATGACCCAAAGATTGTCGCCAAACATGTTGTTAATCCTCggaaattattcgtaatgtaATCAAATTGCGTAAACACTCAATATGCCTTTCATTAGCAGCAAAAAGAGGTGGAGGTAGATGCACAAGGTCAGTGGTGGAATGAATAATAATGACAGGTTAATTAAGACAAATTCCGGCAGGGGCAACAGCATAAATTGATAGAAAACTCGAGTTAAGTGTGGTCGATGTTTACACACAGGTTGCGTGTGTCAGCTAATgagtaaatatttacaataatttcattaaaactttgtgttttatttttaccatCCATACAGGACTGGTGGGACTCCAAGTTGCCCGAGGAAAGTGTTTTATGCTGTCTGAGTGTCATACCAAAAGTATTGCTGGCAGGAGCCATTACGCTAATGGACGAGGCCTACTTTAAGTTGGCCGTTTGGCTTAATGATCGAGGtaattttgatcaaattctGTGAGGaccttttaatatttggtatttttttcccACACAGAAAACTATCGTCTGCAGTCGAAATACGAGAACCATCTGATAGCAAAAGTGGCTTTGTTCCAGTTTGTCAACTCCTTCCTATCTCTCTTTTATATTGCGTTCTATTTGAGGGATGAGGAGAAGCTCAAAGAGGtgggtatttattttaaacaatatttatgattgctttttaaaaatatacaaacatattcttgttgaattaaaatataactcctgaataatttttttggcgCCCCCGGGGGGACTGATATGACATAATGGCTTTTTTCATGACCATAAGTTGTTTTGTTATAACTATCTTTATTacgttaaaaacaaaatgatttaaataaataatattgataCTCAGCAACTGGCTGGTTTGCTTATCTCCCGCCAAATTATTGGAACTTTTATTGGCGCCCCCGGGGGGACTGATTTAATGACTAATGGCTTTTCTCAAGACCATCAGTTGTTTTgttatacaaattattaattaaactaatatttatacttagcAACTGGCTGGTCTGCTCATCTCCCGTCAAATTATTGGAAATCTTCGCGAGTCCGCAATTCCCTACTTCGTTGAGCAATGGAAACTGGCCAAGTTGAGCTTCAATATGTGGGGTGCTCTTAGTCCTACCCAAAATGTGACTCGCAGTCTGGCCGAGGAGTTGGCCACTGCTGAAGCGGAACTGAAAGCAGAGACCGCTGGCACGCCCATCAAAACCCATCAGCCGGAGTCGTCGAGTAAAAGGAATATTGGTCAGGCCGAAATAGAGAGCTCTTTGTACAAGGTGACTGACATACATATTTCAAGTACCAAGTTCTTTATTGACTTTTTGGTGTTTTCTTTCCCTTCCCCCCAGTATGATGGCACTTTTTCGGACCACTTGGAGATGCTCGTTCAAATGGGCTATGTGGTGCTCTTTTCGGCCGCCTTTCCTTTGGCCGGAGTATGTGCTCTTATCAATAACCTGATGGAGATTCGCTCGGATGCCTTCAAGCTGGCCCATGTTCATCAGCGTCCGTTTGGGCAGCGTGTAGCCAATATTGGCACCTGGCAAAATGCCCTGAGCATCCTGTCGCTGGCCGCCGTCATCGTGAATTGCGCTCTGATTGGCCTCTCCGGACAGGTGTCGAGGCTATGGCCTGGATTGACCACCGCACAGACAATCATTCTGATTGTCACCCTGGAGGTGAGTTGATGAAGTGCATGAAGTTTTATACAGGCCGCATTAAggaagaggtctgtaggttgggatGATCTTAAAGTCGATTGCCAATATTTAccactagttttttttttaagtttgcaaATGTAATGATCATGATCACTAGCAGAGTTGATCTaaccatgtctgtctgtccgtctgcctgtttctccgtatgaacgctgagttttctgaaactacaaaagctagaaagttgggattacccataCATATTCTACGCAGTgaaagtttgtttcagccgagggCCACAACCCctccaacgcccacaatcgccataAGCGATTTTAAACGTGTCTGGCAACCAAATTTTTgaagatttcggaaaagtgtAAATTCAGTTTTGTTCTtcttatttatacctatcaaaatataGAAGGGATTTTTTATATCCGACTATTCATTAAGAAGTTATgaccaaatacaaataatattaagataTTAATATAAACCTTTCATACTCACAGCACATAATGTTGGGTCTGCGGCAGGCACTCACGTGGCTTCTGCCGGAGTTGCCCTCATGGCTGGCAGCGGAAATCGCACGCGCTGAGCATTGCCGCCGGGAAATGCAGTGCAAGGGCACCTCGCCACGCCCCACACCACCCACACCGCAATCGACCACTTCGACGCAACCGGAACAGGAGGGTCCCGGCGGATTGCAAATGGAAAGCGGCGGGAATACCACACGAGATCAGTCCATGGAGAGTCAGGTGGCCGAGGATATGCTGCTCTATGGACAGGACTACGCTGGCTACACTGGACGTAATATCGAGGCGGATGTTAATATTTATGAGAACCGGGACTCGTCACCCGATTCGCCGCCCTCGCAGGTGAGTAAATAAACTGCAGCACTGGACTGTATATGCAATTACATTTTGTACTTCATTTTTACAGACCAGCACCATACTGATTAGACCGCTGCATGAGTCAACGCCACCGCATGGAGGTGCCTCCCTGTCCAGTCTGCATCAGGACGGTAATGGCGGGTGAGTGCCACTTCCAttaggaaataataataatggagAAAGGGACTGGAAAACTTAAGTATTTCGCACACGCCAAGGTGCCGGGGAAACCCCTAATGAACTCGATGAACATGCACCTCagtttatatgttttttacaaacaaattctttCTAATTACTTTACActtcagtttttattttaatcttaCCCTTTAATCGTTTTggctcttttaaaaattaagcttAATAAATTTGTTCTCCGTTAGAGCTTATCAGAGTTGTATtagaaaatcgaa
The genomic region above belongs to Drosophila takahashii strain IR98-3 E-12201 chromosome 2L, DtakHiC1v2, whole genome shotgun sequence and contains:
- the wwk gene encoding anoctamin-8 isoform X1 encodes the protein MSQSFKSLMHGGDGDGVSYSEERQSSEDVPDSTATTTATTTGGAGGGGPRDGGEDDFTDDNNFESNLRRRKGKIISCAKETIENASRQLRRKVPYAGHLMTPRRLWLNKIPTQCDVVIEFPEDAPDEALRWLLARIRSQPPAGLGLLVQVKAHESTRRNAFYVSAPVNVLFRAAEEARLPKRLRPDLGGALREFTTRESHCFQQLRGDVGSTALFTSQERQWLVLQVLQGLRAGCSDIDALHGRAAVAEGQSIVAAWQESGLITQVFPLHEPSSLTQLQTHWVKQIFAPQPLDDIAAYFGVKVALYFAWLGHYTCALGVPAVFGTILYFILWGKGQTAQDMGHVLFSLFNVAWASLYLEAWKRYSVELAFRWGTLSTPPELLEPPRPLYKGPLEENNVTGRLEPKEAPAWQRRAFRYLVSFPIIGCCLCVVFAVMFLMLRFQDWWDSKLPEESVLCCLSVIPKVLLAGAITLMDEAYFKLAVWLNDRENYRLQSKYENHLIAKVALFQFVNSFLSLFYIAFYLRDEEKLKEQLAGLLISRQIIGNLRESAIPYFVEQWKLAKLSFNMWGALSPTQNVTRSLAEELATAEAELKAETAGTPIKTHQPESSSKRNIGQAEIESSLYKYDGTFSDHLEMLVQMGYVVLFSAAFPLAGVCALINNLMEIRSDAFKLAHVHQRPFGQRVANIGTWQNALSILSLAAVIVNCALIGLSGQVSRLWPGLTTAQTIILIVTLEHIMLGLRQALTWLLPELPSWLAAEIARAEHCRREMQCKGTSPRPTPPTPQSTTSTQPEQEGPGGLQMESGGNTTRDQSMESQVAEDMLLYGQDYAGYTGRNIEADVNIYENRDSSPDSPPSQTSTILIRPLHESTPPHGGASLSSLHQDGNGGASASTLALNSALYAARMQSMHIQEIPPFRKKSTDSADSASSSPQRTTMRQLSAQRDPQQTIPEIPPYKTRKISAESAMHLNMSDKLHIKLHAPEWMSRLKVNDNANLHRSIDCISKELGKTADTTDILKPAPSWCNVAMRSGAPANNLATPPASQHQQQIVASSSSSSGGGGSVFSPSGAGPTSGASGGGISNSQSRPSVGALSNSSSSSSHKQQLKQQAKEDKKREKEEEKEKEKKREKEEEKEKEKERLKEKEREKEREKEKEKDAQGAAASTSTATTDDEAKAAELAAKKSRLKQKLVKSARSVAIFSLKLKERRQREAEKAATIAVEHAKALAKLPMPQPVGGELSLIPIEHLIQIEDIIPAMKAASSSAAAPTSSSQAGPSTYHHQQQQQQQQQQHYHPPSHPHTDN
- the wwk gene encoding anoctamin-8 isoform X3; the protein is MSQSFKSLMHGGDGDGVSYSEERQSSEDVPDSTATTTATTTGGAGGGGPRDGGEDDFTDDNNFESNLRRRKGKIISCAKETIENASRQLRRKVPYAGHLMTPRRLWLNKIPTQCDVVIEFPEDAPDEALRWLLARIRSQPPAGLGLLVQVKAHESTRRNAFYVSAPVNVLFRAAEEARLPKRLRPDLGGALREFTTRESHCFQQLRGDVGSTALFTSQERQWLVLQVLQGLRAGCSDIDALHGRAAVAEGQSIVAAWQESGLITQVFPLHEPSSLTQLQTHWVKQIFAPQPLDDIAAYFGVKVALYFAWLGHYTCALGVPAVFGTILYFILWGKGQTAQDMGHVLFSLFNVAWASLYLEAWKRYSVELAFRWGTLSTPPELLEPPRPLYKGPLEENNVTGRLEPKEAPAWQRRAFRYLVSFPIIGCCLCVVFAVMFLMLRFQDWWDSKLPEESVLCCLSVIPKVLLAGAITLMDEAYFKLAVWLNDRENYRLQSKYENHLIAKVALFQFVNSFLSLFYIAFYLRDEEKLKEQLAGLLISRQIIGNLRESAIPYFVEQWKLAKLSFNMWGALSPTQNVTRSLAEELATAEAELKAETAGTPIKTHQPESSSKRNIGQAEIESSLYKYDGTFSDHLEMLVQMGYVVLFSAAFPLAGVCALINNLMEIRSDAFKLAHVHQRPFGQRVANIGTWQNALSILSLAAVIVNCALIGLSGQVSRLWPGLTTAQTIILIVTLEHIMLGLRQALTWLLPELPSWLAAEIARAEHCRREMQCKGTSPRPTPPTPQSTTSTQPEQEGPGGLQMESGGNTTRDQSMESQVAEDMLLYGQDYAGYTGRNIEADVNIYENRDSSPDSPPSQTSTILIRPLHESTPPHGGASLSSLHQDGNGGASASTLALNSALYAARMQSMHIQEIPPFRKKSTDSADSASSSPQRTTMRQLSAQRDPQQTIPEIPPYKTRKISAESAMHLNMSELGKTADTTDILKPAPSWCNVAMRSGAPANNLATPPASQHQQQIVASSSSSSGGGGSVFSPSGAGPTSGASGGGISNSQSRPSVGALSNSSSSSSHKQQLKQQAKEDKKREKEEEKEKEKKREKEEEKEKEKERLKEKEREKEREKEKEKDAQGAAASTSTATTDDEAKAAELAAKKSRLKQKLVKSARSVAIFSLKLKERRQREAEKAATIAVEHAKALAKLPMPQPVGGELSLIPIEHLIQIEDIIPAMKAASSSAAAPTSSSQAGPSTYHHQQQQQQQQQQHYHPPSHPHTDN
- the wwk gene encoding uncharacterized protein wwk isoform X4, giving the protein MSQSFKSLMHGGDGDGVSYSEERQSSEDVPDSTATTTATTTGGAGGGGPRDGGEDDFTDDNNFESNLRRRKGKIISCAKETIENASRQLRRKVPYAGHLMTPRRLWLNKIPTQCDVVIEFPEDAPDEALRWLLARIRSQPPAGLGLLVQVKAHESTRRNAFYVSAPVNVLFRAAEEARLPKRLRPDLGGALREFTTRESHCFQQLRGDVGSTALFTSQERQWLVLQVLQGLRAGCSDIDALHGRAAVAEGQSIVAAWQESGLITQVFPLHEPSSLTQLQTHWVKQIFAPQPLDDIAAYFGVKVALYFAWLGHYTCALGVPAVFGTILYFILWGKGQTAQDMGHVLFSLFNVAWASLYLEAWKRYSVELAFRWGTLSTPPELLEPPRPLYKGPLEENNVTGRLEPKEAPAWQRRAFRYLVSFPIIGCCLCVVFAVMFLMLRFQDWWDSKLPEESVLCCLSVIPKVLLAGAITLMDEAYFKLAVWLNDRENYRLQSKYENHLIAKVALFQFVNSFLSLFYIAFYLRDEEKLKEQLAGLLISRQIIGNLRESAIPYFVEQWKLAKLSFNMWGALSPTQNVTRSLAEELATAEAELKAETAGTPIKTHQPESSSKRNIGQAEIESSLYKYDGTFSDHLEMLVQMGYVVLFSAAFPLAGVCALINNLMEIRSDAFKLAHVHQRPFGQRVANIGTWQNALSILSLAAVIVNCALIGLSGQVSRLWPGLTTAQTIILIVTLEHIMLGLRQALTWLLPELPSWLAAEIARAEHCRREMQCKGTSPRPTPPTPQSTTSTQPEQEGPGGLQMESGGNTTRDQSMESQVAEDMLLYGQDYAGYTGRNIEADVNIYENRDSSPDSPPSQTSTILIRPLHESTPPHGGASLSSLHQDGNGGAYQSCIRKSKICIPEIPPYLGYSVRNLTTFGGNNKPRKQQQQTKLQSGASASTLALNSALYAARMQSMHIQEIPPFRKKSTDSADSASSSPQRTTMRQLSAQRDPQQTIPEIPPYKTRKISAESAMHLNMSDKLHIKLHAPEWMSRLKVNDNANLHRSIDCISKELGKTADTTDILKPAPSWCNVAMRSGAPANNLATPPASQHQQQIVASSSSSSGGGGSVFSPSGAGPTSGASGGGISNSQSRPSVGALSNSSSSSSHKQQLKQQAKEDKKREKEEEKEKEKKREKEEEKEKEKERLKEKEREKEREKEKEKDAQGAAASTSTATTDDEAKAAELAAKKSRLKQKLVKSARSVAIFSLKLKERRQREAEKAATIAVEHAKALAKLPMPQPVGGELSLIPIEHLIQIEDIIPAMKAASSSAAAPTSSSQAGPSTYHHQQQQQQQQQQHYHPPSHPHTDN
- the wwk gene encoding anoctamin-8 isoform X5, producing the protein MSQSFKSLMHGGDGDGVSYSEERQSSEDVPDSTATTTATTTGGAGGGGPRDGGEDDFTDDNNFESNLRRRKGKIISCAKETIENASRQLRRKVPYAGHLMTPRRLWLNKIPTQCDVVIEFPEDAPDEALRWLLARIRSQPPAGLGLLVQVKAHESTRRNAFYVSAPVNVLFRAAEEARLPKRLRPDLGGALREFTTRESHCFQQLRGDVGSTALFTSQERQWLVLQVLQGLRAGCSDIDALHGRAAVAEGQSIVAAWQESGLITQVFPLHEPSSLTQLQTHWVKQIFAPQPLDDIAAYFGVKVALYFAWLGHYTCALGVPAVFGTILYFILWGKGQTAQDMGHVLFSLFNVAWASLYLEAWKRYSVELAFRWGTLSTPPELLEPPRPLYKGPLEENNVTGRLEPKEAPAWQRRAFRYLVSFPIIGCCLCVVFAVMFLMLRFQDWWDSKLPEESVLCCLSVIPKVLLAGAITLMDEAYFKLAVWLNDRENYRLQSKYENHLIAKVALFQFVNSFLSLFYIAFYLRDEEKLKEQLAGLLISRQIIGNLRESAIPYFVEQWKLAKLSFNMWGALSPTQNVTRSLAEELATAEAELKAETAGTPIKTHQPESSSKRNIGQAEIESSLYKYDGTFSDHLEMLVQMGYVVLFSAAFPLAGVCALINNLMEIRSDAFKLAHVHQRPFGQRVANIGTWQNALSILSLAAVIVNCALIGLSGQVSRLWPGLTTAQTIILIVTLEHIMLGLRQALTWLLPELPSWLAAEIARAEHCRREMQCKGTSPRPTPPTPQSTTSTQPEQEGPGGLQMESGGNTTRDQSMESQVAEDMLLYGQDYAGYTGRNIEADVNIYENRDSSPDSPPSQTSTILIRPLHESTPPHGGASLSSLHQDGNGGAYQSCIRKSKICIPEIPPYLGYSVRNLTTFGGNNKPRKQQQQTKLQSGASASTLALNSALYAARMQSMHIQEIPPFRKKSTDSADSASSSPQRTTMRQLSAQRDPQQTIPEIPPYKTRKISAESAMHLNMSELGKTADTTDILKPAPSWCNVAMRSGAPANNLATPPASQHQQQIVASSSSSSGGGGSVFSPSGAGPTSGASGGGISNSQSRPSVGALSNSSSSSSHKQQLKQQAKEDKKREKEEEKEKEKKREKEEEKEKEKERLKEKEREKEREKEKEKDAQGAAASTSTATTDDEAKAAELAAKKSRLKQKLVKSARSVAIFSLKLKERRQREAEKAATIAVEHAKALAKLPMPQPVGGELSLIPIEHLIQIEDIIPAMKAASSSAAAPTSSSQAGPSTYHHQQQQQQQQQQHYHPPSHPHTDN
- the wwk gene encoding anoctamin-8 isoform X2; this translates as MSQSFKSLMHGGDGDGVSYSEERQSSEDVPDSTATTTATTTGGAGGGGPRDGGEDDFTDDNNFESNLRRRKGKIISCAKETIENASRQLRRKVPYAGHLMTPRRLWLNKIPTQCDVVIEFPEDAPDEALRWLLARIRSQPPAGLGLLVQVKAHESTRRNAFYVSAPVNVLFRAAEEARLPKRLRPDLGGALREFTTRESHCFQQLRGDVGSTALFTSQERQWLVLQVLQGLRAGCSDIDALHGRAAVAEGQSIVAAWQESGLITQVFPLHEPSSLTQLQTHWVKQIFAPQPLDDIAAYFGVKVALYFAWLGHYTCALGVPAVFGTILYFILWGKGQTAQDMGHVLFSLFNVAWASLYLEAWKRYSVELAFRWGTLSTPPELLEPPRPLYKGPLEENNVTGRLEPKEAPAWQRRAFRYLVSFPIIGCCLCVVFAVMFLMLRFQDWLDHHNIPDKGIAQCMYNLHKDWWDSKLPEESVLCCLSVIPKVLLAGAITLMDEAYFKLAVWLNDRENYRLQSKYENHLIAKVALFQFVNSFLSLFYIAFYLRDEEKLKEQLAGLLISRQIIGNLRESAIPYFVEQWKLAKLSFNMWGALSPTQNVTRSLAEELATAEAELKAETAGTPIKTHQPESSSKRNIGQAEIESSLYKYDGTFSDHLEMLVQMGYVVLFSAAFPLAGVCALINNLMEIRSDAFKLAHVHQRPFGQRVANIGTWQNALSILSLAAVIVNCALIGLSGQVSRLWPGLTTAQTIILIVTLEHIMLGLRQALTWLLPELPSWLAAEIARAEHCRREMQCKGTSPRPTPPTPQSTTSTQPEQEGPGGLQMESGGNTTRDQSMESQVAEDMLLYGQDYAGYTGRNIEADVNIYENRDSSPDSPPSQTSTILIRPLHESTPPHGGASLSSLHQDGNGGASASTLALNSALYAARMQSMHIQEIPPFRKKSTDSADSASSSPQRTTMRQLSAQRDPQQTIPEIPPYKTRKISAESAMHLNMSELGKTADTTDILKPAPSWCNVAMRSGAPANNLATPPASQHQQQIVASSSSSSGGGGSVFSPSGAGPTSGASGGGISNSQSRPSVGALSNSSSSSSHKQQLKQQAKEDKKREKEEEKEKEKKREKEEEKEKEKERLKEKEREKEREKEKEKDAQGAAASTSTATTDDEAKAAELAAKKSRLKQKLVKSARSVAIFSLKLKERRQREAEKAATIAVEHAKALAKLPMPQPVGGELSLIPIEHLIQIEDIIPAMKAASSSAAAPTSSSQAGPSTYHHQQQQQQQQQQHYHPPSHPHTDN